The Streptomyces sp. TLI_105 DNA segment CTGGCCGGCCACGTTCAGGGCGGGGGAGTCGCGGACGTCGTCCGAGTCCGGCTTGAAGGTGGCGCCGAGCACGGCGACCCGGCGGCCCAGGAAGGTGGACCCGCCGAGGGCCTCGCGGGCCATCTCGACCATCTGGCCGCGCCGCCGCATGTTGATCGAGTCGATCTCGCGGAGGAAGGTCAGGGCCTGGTCGGCGCCCAGCTCGCCCGCGCGGGCCATGAAGGCCCGGATGTCCTTCGGGAGGCAGCCGCCGCCGAAGCCGATGCCGGCGCGCAGGAACTTGGCGCCGATCCGGTCGTCGTGGCCGATGGCCTCCGCGAGCTTGGCGACGTCGCCGCCGGCGGCTTCGCAGACCTCCGCCATCGCGTTGATGAAGGAGATCTTCGTGGCCAGGAAGGAGTTGGCGGCCGTCTTCACGAGCTCGGCCGTCGGGAAGTCGGTCACCACGAACGGCGAGCCCTCGCCGACGGGGACCGCGTACACCTCGCGGAGCGTCTTCTCGGCCCGCTCGCCGAAGCCGCGCACGCCGACCACGATCCGGTCCGGGTGCAGGGTGTCCTGGACGGCGAAGCCCTCCCGCAGGAACTCCGGGTTCCAGGCGAGGTCGACGCCCTCCGGGAGGAGCGCCGCGAGCCGCTCGGCCGAGCCGACGGGCACGGTCGACTTGCCGACGACCAGGGCCCCGTCGCGGACGACCCCGGCGAGGGAGGCGAAGGCGGCGTCCACGTAGCTCATGTCGCAGGCGTACTCGCCGTGCTTCTGCGGGGTGTTCACGCAGACGAAGTGCACGTCGCCGAAGGCGCCGACCTCCTCCCAGGAGGTGGTGAAGCGCAGCCGGCCGCTCGATCCCTCGATGCCGGCCACGTGCTTCGCGAGCAGCTCCTCCAGGCCCGGCTCGTACATCGGGACGCGTCCGGCGGACAGCATCTCGATCTTCTCGGGGACGACGTCCAGACCGAGTACCTCGAAGCCCAGCTCCGCCATGGCCGCGGCGTGGGTGGCGCCGAGGTAGCCGGTGCCGATCACGGTGATCTTGAGGGCCATGCGGGACTCCAGGGAACGTCGGGCGGAATGCCTGCCCGAGCATAGTCGGGCCCTGGTCGGGGGCCCGGTCACGCCCTACCATTTGGGTTACTTAACGGTAGTTAGCAAGCGTGGGAGTGAATGAGCGTGGCGGGTTCGACTGATTTCGACCTGTATCGGCCCTCGGAGGAGCACGACATGCTCCGGGAGTCGGTGCGTGCCCTCGCGGAGGCGAAGATCGCCCCGTTCGCGGCGGCGGTGGACGAGGAGGGCCGCTTCCCGCAGGAGGCCCTGGACGCGCTGGTCGCCAACGACCTGCACGCCGTGCACGTCCCCGAGAGCTACGGCGGCGCCGGCGCGGACGCGCTGGCCACCGTGATCGTGATCGAGGAGGTCGCCCGCGCCTGCGGTTCGTCCTCGCTGATCCCGGCGGTCAACAAGCTGGGCTCGCTGCCGGTGATCCTGTCCGGCTCGGAGGAGCTGAAGAAGAAGTACCTCGGCCCGCTGGCCAAGGGCGAGGCGATGTTCTCCTACGCCCTGTCCGAGCCCGACGCCGGCTCCGACGCGGCCGGCATGAAGACCCGCGCGGTGCGCGACGGCGACTTCTGGGTCCTCAACGGCGTCAAGCGCTGGATCACCAACGCCGGCGTCTCCGAGTACTACACCGTCATGGCCGTCACCGACCCCGACAAGCGCTCCAAGGGCATCAGCGCCTTCGTGGTGGAGAAGTCCGACCAGGGCGTGTCCTTCGGCGCCCCGGAGAAGAAGCTCGGCATCAAGGGCTCCCCCACCCGCGAGGTCTACCTCGACAACGTCCGCATCCCGGCCGACCGCATGATCGGCGCCGAGGGCACCGGCTTCGCCACCGCCATGAAGACCCTCGACCACACCCGCATCACCATCGCCGCCCAGGCCCTCGGCATCGCCCAGGGCGCCCTGGACTACGCCAAGGGCTACGTCACCGAGCGCAAGCAGTTCGGCAAGCCCATCGCCGACTTCCAGGGCGTGCAGTTCATGCTCGCCGACATGGCCATGAAGCTCGAGGCCGCCCGCCAGCTCACCTACGCCGCCGCCGCGAAGTCCGAGCGGGTCGACTCCGACCTGACCTTCTTCGGCGCCGCCGCCAAGTGCTTCGCCTCCGACGTCGCCATGGAGGTCACCACCGACGCCGTCCAGCTCCTGGGCGGTTACGGCTACACCCGCGACTACCCCGTCGAGCGCATGATGCGCGACGCCAAGATCACCCAGATCTACGAGGGCACCAACCAGGTCCAGCGCATCGTCATGGCCCGCAACCTCCCGTAGGCACGGCGAAGGGGCGCCCACCTGACGGGGGGCGCCCCTTTCCGCATCCGGTCAGCGGTCCGAGGTCACCGTGACCGGCTCGTCGTTCTTGATCTGCTCGACGAGCTGCTTCACCTTCGGCATGTCCCACTTGAGGGAGTTCTGCGGCGCGCTGCCGGCGAGCGGCATGTTCATGGACTTGCCGTCGCCGCCGCTGATGCCCTTCATCGCGAAGAACATCTTCCCGAGGTCGTACAGCGACATGTCCTTGTCCACGATCAGCGTGTCCAGACCGGCGCCGAGCGTCGGGTACAGCGCGAACGGGTTGAGGATCGTGCCCGGCGTCGCCGCCTGGTTCGCGAGGGCGGAGAGGAACTTCTGCTGGTTCTTCGTCCGCTGCAGGTCCGACTGGGCGAAGGCGTACCGGGTGCGGACGAAGGCCAGGGCCTGCTCGCCGTTGAGGGTCTGCGTGCCCGCCTGGAAGTCGGCGCCGGACTTCTTGTCCTTGAAGCCCTTGTCGATGTT contains these protein-coding regions:
- a CDS encoding UDP-glucose/GDP-mannose dehydrogenase family protein; amino-acid sequence: MALKITVIGTGYLGATHAAAMAELGFEVLGLDVVPEKIEMLSAGRVPMYEPGLEELLAKHVAGIEGSSGRLRFTTSWEEVGAFGDVHFVCVNTPQKHGEYACDMSYVDAAFASLAGVVRDGALVVGKSTVPVGSAERLAALLPEGVDLAWNPEFLREGFAVQDTLHPDRIVVGVRGFGERAEKTLREVYAVPVGEGSPFVVTDFPTAELVKTAANSFLATKISFINAMAEVCEAAGGDVAKLAEAIGHDDRIGAKFLRAGIGFGGGCLPKDIRAFMARAGELGADQALTFLREIDSINMRRRGQMVEMAREALGGSTFLGRRVAVLGATFKPDSDDVRDSPALNVAGQIHLQGGQVTVYDPKGMENARRVFPTLGYASSALEAVRGADVVLHLTEWREFRELDPAELAGVASARVVLDGRNALDGERWRAAGWTYRAMGRPTA
- a CDS encoding acyl-CoA dehydrogenase family protein; translation: MAGSTDFDLYRPSEEHDMLRESVRALAEAKIAPFAAAVDEEGRFPQEALDALVANDLHAVHVPESYGGAGADALATVIVIEEVARACGSSSLIPAVNKLGSLPVILSGSEELKKKYLGPLAKGEAMFSYALSEPDAGSDAAGMKTRAVRDGDFWVLNGVKRWITNAGVSEYYTVMAVTDPDKRSKGISAFVVEKSDQGVSFGAPEKKLGIKGSPTREVYLDNVRIPADRMIGAEGTGFATAMKTLDHTRITIAAQALGIAQGALDYAKGYVTERKQFGKPIADFQGVQFMLADMAMKLEAARQLTYAAAAKSERVDSDLTFFGAAAKCFASDVAMEVTTDAVQLLGGYGYTRDYPVERMMRDAKITQIYEGTNQVQRIVMARNLP